The genomic interval GGGAGTGCTGGACGGCACGCTGAGCAGGTGCGGCGTGGAGGGGCCCAAACTGGGCGCTGGTTCAGAGGCATGGCGCTCGATCCGCGGTGGAACGGTTAGCaggtgatgatggtggtgcaCAGCCGGCTGGTGGTGCAGATGATGCGAGCCCGTGGTAGAGTAATCTCTGGCCGTGGCACTCGTAGCACCCGCAGCATTGAATGGATCAAAGTCGAGCGTCGTGGCAGCCGTATCCGGGGATATCTGATTCGTGGACGAGATGCTGTCGCTGTCCCGTTTCACCCTCGGCTGGCGGGTGAGCACCCTGTTGCGCTTGGTGCCCATCACGGCGGGCGAACTGGGCGTGCCATCTGGATCACATTCGCCGGATCCCACGCCTCCGATGCTGAAGGAGCGCTCGAagctgccgctgccaccgctgctgctgctggcggccGCCAAAGGAGGATGTGGCGGATGAGGAGCATGCGCCGGACTGGGTTCTGCAAGGAAAGCGGTTCAAAGGATTAGTTTTGGAGCTGGTTTAGAAAGCCAGGACACGGTCGCTTTAGGTTCATGACGAAATGTAAGTATTTCAAATACTTTGGCACCATTTTCGAATCAATTGTAAGTATATTTCAAGTCATCCAATCTGCAACCGTGTCTTTCTGAATGgggaaaagcgaaatgaaGCCAGGGGAGCAGGTGGAGTATGTTGTAGTTTTGAAAGTTTATTCGTTTCTTGCACATCGACTACAGTCTAGAATGTTCGTTCCATCGCGATATTCGTTTGGGGCGCGCATTACTTGGTATGGTACATGCAACTTATAATACAATCGGTTCTTTATGCACTTACGctgatttaaataatttatatatatatttaacacaCATAACTAGCGTAGTTATTGGTACTTTGCAATTGTAGGAAACAGAGTTAGTAATATTTGCTTATTGTTTCGGCTATTTTCGCGTTGTTTCATCCgtgttctgttctgttctgttctgtttggTTGTTCGGTTTTGCATGTTTCCGGGGTTTTGTGTTTCTGTGGTCtgggatcggatcggatcgggtTGGCTTGGGGATCGTAGGGATCCTCCGTGGTATACCATGCGTGTGGGTGAGTGTAATAAAAGTCCATTATCAAAGTTTACGTTACTCTATGACTTCTAACAAATCACGCTTAGTTCTTAGTATGCCTTGACACAATATAAAAAGTTCTCTATTAgtacaatatttatatgaatCGTTTAAAAAACACACTATTCGTAATCGTTATTCAAAACCGGAATTGTATCTCCGCTTTCCGTCTTcgtttctgttttggtttccTATTTGCCTTTAGCTGCAGTCTCCGTTTAGGATTTTGGGTGGTTACGAGTTATCTTTAAGTTTCGTTTGTTtgcgtatctgtatcttgtAGTCCGTCACCGATGTTGTCGCATCGCTATTTGTATGTACATTGTCTATGTACAAAGAAATCGGATAAAAACAAGTGCCGAAGTAAACGAGTCCCCCTGAAAAACACCCCCTTCTTAGATATGTTGTTTTCGGatttggaaatatatatatatataacctAGAGTCGATCACCGTAAAACCATGTGCCAGCGCAGCCTTGAGTAACTCAgaaggaaatgaaaaaaattgtgtGGATACATtcacaaatataaatatatatacatatatattgatTGGTACATATTTATCATACATATCCGGTTCGCTTAAatgctcctcctccacctcctccgccgaTCTAGTAGCTTAGTCTATGCTCTTGACACTCGATCTTATTCGGCATGGAGTTGGGAGTCGCTAACGATTACGCCTATGCGTCAAATTGAGTGGATTTGCGTCACTGTACACAGAAAATGTTTTCACATTGATAGGGAAGCTAAATATAATGCTCACGGGGAGGTCCTACATACTGATATTTGCTATTGTAACACAAGTGCAGAAATGAAATCTCTTTCGAAACGAAGAAGAAAACTTATTTCTGATGCGCCAGAGCCTAGCAAACCGCAGGATGTggggaatttttttttgccagaaATTGCCAATAAATCTCATTTCGTCCTTAATGTTTAGCATTACGATTACAAATAGAATTTTTGGTTTAGTCCATTGCTTGCTTGCATTACAGAAAGTGGAATATGGAACGGATTCCGCAAGGTTTGATCGGCTGCTGGCACACAGCACCACTTTTTAGCTGCAATTGCTTACAAATCATTTTATGTTCGCGATTAACactaataaaattttataatttatgtacAATTACATTATTCTTTTACACGTAatatagctatatatatatatatatatatatatcgaaGATCTGCACTACCGATTTCTTAGTTAACAATCGTAAAAATGTAGGGTTCAAAACATTTAGCTTAAGGAATTAGGTTCTATGTAATTATTACAAGTGCGGCCGGCTTGCCTGCTCTCTTAATTCGCTTCGCTCCTTTCCTTTCCCCCTTTTTCCTTCCGATCCTCCTGATTCGCTTAGCTCTGCTCAGCGCAGGAATCCGATCCGATTTCACTTGTGCTTCATCCTCGGCCGACATATCGAATCATATTGCCACTTTGCCGTACAAGCGGGTGCGCTATATACACTAGATTGCTGCCGTTGCTCTAATACCTGTATCGATCGTTTTGGGGGCTCTGTGTCCGAAACTAGAACTACGATTTGTCCAAGTACTGCAGGCCTGTGTTAGTCACCGTAGCCACCGGCGGTGCAGCCACCGTCACAAAGTTGTTGATGAGGAAACTGTGGGCCATGCCCATTGGAACGGAGACGGGCATGGCTGATATGCTCAGGGATTCCGCTGGCTCGCTGGCGGCCATCACGGCGGCTGCCTGCAGCAGAGTGGCCGTCCCCGCCTGGCTCGAAATCGTATTCTATATTGAGTTGAAGTTAATACTCTGTAGATTCATGGCGGTGGTCGGATTAACGTTGATGGTGCCGGTGCCTGCACCCGTTCCCGCACCTGCTCCGCCGCCGGTGGCTTCGATATACCGCTGTCGCGTCATCGAGTGGACATTGCTAGGCGAATCCATGTAACGCGGATCGAACAGGCTCATCACCCCGATCGCTGGGTGCGAGTTTCCTCCGGCCGGCAGACTTCCAGCTCCGCTTCCCAGGCCAGCGTGGTGCGGGGTGCACATGAGCGAAGGCGTCGGGGTCTCCGCCTGTGGTGGTATCTGCATGCCGAGCGTTTCGTTGGTGTTGTCATCACCCTGATTGGTTGAGGGCGTGGGCGACGGTGACAGATTCGGCTCCTGTTTAACGACGCGCGCTTTAATGCTGGGCCGTGACACGGGATAGCCCCGCTTTTTGTATTCCAGCCACAGTGTCCTGTTGTTCACTCCGTAAAGTCGTGCTGCCTTGCAGAATCCGATACCTCCCGTGCGTACCGCCTCCAGGGCTCGGATAAAGTTCTCGTCTCCCTGCGGATTTACTGATCTCTTGCGCTTCACCACCTGGTTGGCCGCTCCAGTGGCTCCACCGTTTCCAGCACTGGCATTGCCCGCTCCTCCGCCAGCAGCACTGGCTCCACCAACTCCCGCGTGCACGGGGGACTGGGTCGGCGTGGGTCCCTGACTGTAGACCGATTGCACCATGTTTGATTCATTGGGTGAGGTGGGCGAAAGGTTTTGGGCCGCCGTCGCATAGCTACCGACTAGGTTGTTCACGGTAATGATCTGCGACGAGTAGGCCTGTCCGGAGGCGGAGgcctgctcctgctgttgctgctgctggtagtgcagctgctgcaggtgctgctgctgttgggtgGCCTGCTGTTGTGCTTcatgctgctgccgctgatcGCTATTGACGCCGCCGGCGCTATTCGCACCACTGCTCTGGCTACCGGCACCACCACCGCTGCCACCGCCGTTGCCCAGCAAGTTGGACTGGCAGGCGGGCAGGGAGAAGCGCGGATAGTTGGAATCGACAACTGTCCATTGCAGACCTGGGAaggggagagagagagagacagcgAATGAAAGATTGTTTCTGTTACTGGTACTGAGGCATTTCGATCGAAATTGAAGTTGAGATCGCTCTCTCCTAGCTCTAATGGATCGGGATTaggtctggtctggtctggttgGTCCCAGTCCTGTTTGATCTTAGTTCGGTTGTGTTGGTACTGAGACAGTTTATAGGTTCTGAGGCAGTTTATAGAGGTACAATAGGTACAATAGAGGTAGGTAGTAGAGGAAAGATTGCTAAGGCTAAATCATTATCATCGGAAACCGCTGTTTGAAATtcccacaaaacaaaaatcaaataacgCAAGTAAACGCAAATCGAGAATGaacaattgaaaaacaaatcaTAGGTTTAGTTTTTGgaagttttggtttttgttttggactCTGTGCTAGCTCTCTCCCATTCCCAAGTTCAGGCAGgattcggttttttttttttttttggaatacAATACACAATAATAGTTAAACATAGAAAATTTCGGCATTTCACAAATATTTCGTTGCACTTAGTCGGTAAATCGGTAATGAATAATCGGTATGCTAGATCTCATATTTAGCTTTAGCATTCATTTCTCCAAGCGCTGTGTACTGAAATTGTTTCGAAATGGCACCGTTCGTGTGTGAGATATGCAGATGAAGTATGATTGTGGGCATTATTTCGATGGGTGAATCGAGAGTACACAGTGGTTCGGACTTAAGATTGTTTTGATTAAGAGAACAAAGGTGACAGTGCTTTTCAGTTCAATGAACCCATTACTAAGTTCGCAAATGATACCTACAGTGTAAAGATCCATTCTTTCAGTCATGTCAAGTAGATGCTCGTTTCAAAAAAGTCTAGTGATTTTAACATACTGTTCCCCCTTGACTCAGCTTTCTTTTGACTACGAATTGCAGTTAAGTACtctgtgttttgtgtttcgtttaaaagtaatcaaggcaaaacaaaactaagAAAGGATAAATAGAATCCATCCTGGCGAATGAAATCCCTACCCGATGAACAATGAGCTTTGATGAAACAGTGTGCTGGCTTTTGATTTCCAATTGCGACTTACCCGAGTGCGAGGACTGGGAGTTCGGTGCGTCGTGCTCCGATGGTGTAGTGCCGCCGGAGATATCCAAGGGCATCGTTTGGTTCACTCCACCAATGTCCACTTCGGGCTTCTGCACGTGGGCACcgagaagaaaaagaaaacaattagTGTGTTTGCTCATGCGGACGAGGGTACAAGGTTAACGTGACCAATTTCATTACAATTTGCATGTGTAAGTGTCCGTGTCCATCGTCCAGATCCGAGTCCTGCGGCTGCTGGTCCAGCTCAGCGCTGGCCGACTCCTTGAGCAGCTTGGCCGCGTGCAATGAGTGGCCGGCCAAACCGCCGCCCGCACCAAATGTCATCTGGTTCATCTGGGCGAGACTGAGACCGGCGTTGCCCGCACCACTGCCTGCGTCCAGGGAGCTGTTGTGCTGCTCTTCCGCATTGTTGCGATCGCCTGAGCCTGCGTAAGCgtaaaaaaccattaattcTTGAATCGTTAAAATGTTGAATCTATCACGACGATGCTTTACCCAACTCCAACTCACCGTTATTCGAGGATTTGCGCAAGCGCTTGCGCCTGGTGGCCGGCGATGTTCCAGCGCTCAAAGGTGATGGCGTACGTCGCATCTGGTGGTGATGCGTCTGCGCCGCCTGCGCCTGTCCgccctgctgttgctgatggtggtggtgatgatgctgctgctgttgttgctgctgctgggcctgttgctgttgctgctgcaactgctgctgctgctggtggtgatggtgctgctgctgtgcctgTTGCTGggcctgctgttgctgctggaacTGCTGGGCCTCGCTGCTGCTCCACAGGGAGTCCCCCACGCTGCTTCCACTGGCAGCCCCAAGGCTTCCAGCCGAGTTGCCCGCTCCAGTGCCCACTCCTGCGCCGCCCACCAATTCGGTGCCGTCGGTCGAGGACTTGCTGTCTGACTTGGTAAGATTGGCCGGATCCGTTGGCATCTCCGCTAGACCTTTGATCTTCAGCATCTCGGCGGTCTTGAGGATGTgcggcagctgctcctgcgACACATTGACCTCGCCGTAGTACATGAAATCCACCATGGTCTTTAGGTCATCGTACTGCACGTCCTTCAGGATGACAATGGGATGTTGGCACGGATTTGTTGTGAACAAAGCCTATTGAACacatttaatgtttaatttagTTCTCAAGGAATATGCGCTGCAGTGGTCTCCAACTTACCTGAAAGTACGAACTGCAGGCGGACAGCACGATTTTGTGGGCCTGCAGCTGCCGACCCTCGGCTGCCAGGGTGACGTCCACCAGGGTGCCATTGTGCAGCAGCGAGGAGCACACGGAGATGAAGTTTGGCTGGTGGTTGTTCCACCGCAGGCAGAACTGCTGCACGGACATACTGGCGAGGGGTCCGGATCCGCGTCCGGGATGCGGATTTGGAGCTCCCTAAACCTCAATCTCCGGAGcaacctcctcctcctgctcccgctcctctccgcctcctcctcctttccttttttgtaGCCAATTAATTCGCACTGATAACACTTTTTATCGCCTCCCGCTCGCCGCtctattgatttttattaattttcctttGCTTTCCGGTGTTTtgttcgcttttgtttttcactctgcctttttaatcaattaaattttatgaaCAATCGCTGtctgtgcatgtgtgtgtgcgtgtgggggGTCGggatttcggtttttggggGGTGCCGACTTCTATGCCGCACGCATCGCGAGTCACTGCAAAAGGGGTAATAAAAATGGggtttaaataaatcaaacattaTCGATGGTTACACAAATTGCTCAACAACAAATTCcactctctcgctctcttcATCTCTTTTGCCTTTCACAGCTGCGCGCTCTCCTCGCttacaataaaaagaaaacagaaacaacaacaacgacagcaaCGGCGGGACTGCGTGTGTATGTAATTATACAGTCGCGAAAatgaaacacacacatactggCACACCACAGCCatacttgttgttgttgctgcccgCTGGccaaagttttatttttgataaaacCGAGAACGTAACGAAATCGTATAGCTTTTTGTATAGCCGCAGCGTTGTAGACCttgaattttctttaattctTATGACGTAATTATATACGCGCCCCGCGCTCCGacctctctttcgcacttaATCGCCAACCCCAGCCCATCTCCCTCACTCTATCACCCACACAGACGACCGCCGACGACGTACTAATCGCTGCTTCTTCGTTTATTCATCGTATCgatattttcagttttctgtgCTTCAgtcgtatttatttatgtcgCGCGTTATTTTCGTATGTCTTTTAGGGGCACAAAGCTGATGCACAAACTAGCGGAGCGCCACATGTTTTTCACTTGCTTTTCGCCCTCAGAaaaattatttctttctttttatcgctttaacaaACTTTGACTTTTTGTGGTAGGTTTTTGCTGTtgtatttcttctttttcttttgctttccaaaaacaaaatggcgcGCAACAAATTTATGCGAGGGGCAAAACAACACCGAAAACCGTTCGAACGAGCTGAATTTCAATGCGTTTGGATGCCGCACTGTTTGCGCCAACATATTTACCactttttacattattttaatgcGAATTTTCAGACGAAAAACGCATATGAAAATTCTTACGTTTTACTTCTTTATGCGAAAGATTTTTGTGACTATATGGCAACTTTGCGTAAGACGAGTTGGCAGGTCGCTGAACAGTGTGACCACTCACAGAACAAAACTATATACCAAATTACTAAAAATTCTCCAGAACTTTCAATTAAGTTGTTAATTGTGCTTAAATGgtcaaaaatttattgtttttttcaaatgtttcctACGgtaatacatattatttatttcattcgGCGTTGCCACACTTTCCCTGAATTTTTGCACTCAAGGGAACTAGTTTGGTTCCCTTGGTGACTCGCGAATTTGTTGTTGGCTTTGGCTAGAGATGGCAGTATTGAATACACTACGATAGCCTGCAGCCACCAAATTGAAGTAATTGTGCTTATTGGGCGGTAAAATACGTAAATACCACTTAATAGCCGTTATAAGGAATGTAAATAGTGGTAAGAATTGTTAAAAGTTAATTGTAACCAGCAGAACACCATCTGAAGACATCGATATTCGCATTGCTGTGCTCGCCGGTATCGATGCATTTTCGCCTGTTCATCTCtaagcagcagctgcaaaaaaaatcaactaTACTATTTTACATTCGGTGCGTAAAGTTTATGAGAAAAGAGCTGTTCACAGGATACCAGATAGCGTCATGGAGGAACTACGCAAGCATTTATCTAAGGTGAACGTGCCCTGCGCATCCGGGGCGGGCAGTCCTCCGATCTACAAGGACGAGTGCGTCTACTCCTACGACAATCCCGAGACGCCCACCGGCTTATACGTGTGCCTGCACagctttttgggttttggcgAGGCGTACGTGCGGGAGTACGCCGACAAGACCGGCAACCGGGTCTTCCTTCACATCCAGCGGGTGAAGACGCCCAAGGAGGGCGCCGATACAGAGGCTGAATGCGATCCAGAGTCGGAGGCTGGGCCGGAACGGAAGATCACCCGCCTGGCCATCGGTGTCGAGGGTGGCTATAACGAGTCGGACATGGCCAAGAAGTACGAGATCAAGGACACGTACAGCATCGTGGTGGCCCCCCAGCTGGACAAGAAGCTGCCCTATCCGGATCCGGAGCTGCCCATGCGTGTCACCCAGGCGGTGGAGGCGATCCTGGCCGCTGACTCGGCAATTGCCAAGCTGGAGAAGGCCACGCTGATGGGTTAGTTGCAGGATTGTTGTCTCGTGAATCCGAAGTTAACctaaaatcaattattttacAGGCACCTGGGATGGTGAAGTGCGTCAGGCCTCGAAGTACGCAGAGAACCTGCAGCAGCTGGACAATGGCAAGAAGATTCCGCCATCCGGCTGGCAGTGCGAGAAGTGTGATTTGACCAACAACCTCTGGCTTAATCTGACCGATGGCTCGATCATGTGCGGTCGCAAGTTCTTTGACGGCAGTGGAGGCAACGATCACGCCGTGGAGCACTACAGAGTGACGGGTTTCCCGCTGGCGGTGAAACTGGGCACCATCACCGCTGATGGCAAGTCGGATGTGTTCTCCTACCCGGAGGACGACATGGTACTTGATCCCCACCTAGAGCGCCATCTCTCCCACTTTGGCATCAACATGGCGGCGATGAAGAAGAGCGAGAAGTCGATGGTGGAGCTTGAGTTGGATATTAACCAGCGGATCGGCGAGTGGTCGGCACTTACAGAGAGCGAAAGTGAGCTGCAGCCTCTGGCTGGTCCTGGATACACTGGCATGCGCAATCTGGGCAACTCCTGCTACATCAACAGCGTGATGCAGGTGCTCTTCGTCATCCCAGACTTCCAGCAGCGGTTCGTGGGCACCGGAGCGGAACGCTATTTCAGCGAGTTCCCCAGCGACCCGGCCAATGACTTCAACATTCAAATGGCCAAGCTTGGAACCGGTCTGCAGTCGGGAAAGTACAGCAGTATTGCCGAGAACACTCTGGACACCGATCACAGCACCGGAATCTCGCCGGCCATGTTTAAGAACATTGTGGGCAAGAATCACCCAGATTTCAGCACCAAACAACAGCAGGATGCCAACGATTTCTATCTGCATTTGCTCACCCTGCTGGACAGGAATTCACGGAACCAAACTAATCCTGCAGATGCTCTAAAGTTTCTGCTGGAGGATCGCGTTGAGTGTCTCGCTAGCCGCAAGGTGAAGTACAAGACACGCGAGGAATACAGTTTCCGTCTGCCTGTTCCGTTGGATAAGGCCACCAATCTGGATGAGGTGCGGGAGTTTCAGGAGCGTGAGAAGGCGGCCCGCGAGACCGGACAACGGCTTCTGGATCGCGACATCGTGAGACACAAGGTTCCCCTACAGGCTTGTCTGGAAAGGTTCTTCGGCCCGGAGCTGATCGAGCAATTCTACTCCACTGCCATTGATGGCAAGACGAATGCCAGGAAAATCACGCGATTGGCCACCATGCCCGACTGCCTGATGATTCACGTAGGAAAGTTCACGCTGGGCGACGACTGGGTGCCCAAGAAACTGGACGTTTCCGTGGACATGCCCGATGAACTGGATCTGAGCAACTGGCGCTCCACTGGTGGCTTGCAGCCTGGTGAGGAGGCTCTTCCTGAGCCCGCCGCAGAGGAGGTGAAGTTTACATTTGACGAGGCGGTCATGTCCGAGCTGCTGACCATGGGCTTTCCACCAGAAGCCTGCAAGCGTGCCTGCTTCCACACGAAAAACAGCGGACTGGAGGCAGCTTCTAACTGGTTGATGGAGCACATCGCTGACGAGGATATCTCGGAGCCATTTGTGGTGCCGAACAACAGCATTGGAGACAGCGCAGCCAACCAGTTTGTGGCCAATCCCGAGAGCCTGGCCATGCTCATGAGCATGGGCTTCGACGAACGACAGGCTGTGGCTGCTCTGAAGGCGACCGATGGCAATGTGGAGCGTGCCACTGACTGGATATTCTCACACGCCGATTCCATTGGTGTTGAGGAAGTTGCCCCCGCATCGAATTCATCAGCTGCAGCGGCTTCCTCGGCGCCCAATAAGACCGACTACCGCGATGGAGGCGGCAAGTACCGTCTAGTGGCATTCATCTCACACATGGGCACCTCCGCCCAGGTGGGACACTACGTCTGTCACATTCGCAAGAAGGGTGAATGGGTGATCTTCAACGACAGCAAGGTGGCCAAGTCTCAGAACCCACCCAAGGACCTCGGCTATCTGTATCTCTACATGCGCGAGCAGTAGCCAGCCCGATCTCAGTCCAATCCGAATCACCCCAGTCCCACAACCTAATATTATGCGCCCTgaaaaatggaatttaataataaactaCATATACAGTGCTGCAATAGGTTTTTTTGAGgcttcaaaactttttaaaggGAAACTTATCTTTCGCGGATTTCTACTATACAATCCAACCAAATGATGAGTCATATGCTTGAATGATATATCCATTCCTGATGACTAATATTTCGCGTACATATGAACATGTGTagctaaaaacaagagagaacgctatagtcgagttccccgactatctgatacccgttactcagctagtctaagtgcgaaggacagtttttggcggtttgtgggcgttagagtgggcgtggccaaaagttttttggcaaatagatagaaatttacaagactaatacaaaaatgaaaaaatatcaaaacatttttcaaaagtgtgggcgtggcagctttgggctgtttgtgggcgttagagtgggcgtggccaaaagttttttagtaaatagatagaaatttacaagactaaaacaaatatgaaaaaatatcgaaacatttttcaaaagtgtgggcgtggcagctttgggcggtttgtgggcgtggcaaaaagtttttttgcaaatcgatagaaatttacaagaccaatacaaaaatgaaaaaatattaaaacatttttcaaaaatgtgggcgtggcagttttgggcggtttgtgggcgttagagggggcgtggcaacctgaatcgacaaacttgcgctgcgtctatgtccctggagtctgtatacttaatctcaactttctagcttttgtagttcctgagatctcgacgttcatacggacagacggacagacggacagacagacggacggacagacggacatggccagatcgactcggctactgatcctgattaagaatatatatactttatatggtcggaaacgcttccttctgcctgttacatacttttcaacgaatctagtatacccttttactctacgagtaacgggtataataattcCATGAAAGAATACAATAGATGTGCGTTTTTAACTGGAATTTTATTCAGTTTTCTTAGCACTCGACTCCTTGGAAATAGGAACAAGATCTCTAATGATGCCGTTCAGCCGATCTGCGAATGCTTGGAAGGAGAACTTCTGCTGAACGCGCTTGTGACCCTGGTCACCCATTTTCACACGCAGCTGCTCATCTCGGAAAAGCTGGTGCATTGCTCCACCAAAGCTCTTCTCGGTTTTTTCGCACAGAAAGCCCGTTGAAGTGTTCACCACCGTTTCGGTGGGTCCACCGCT from Drosophila yakuba strain Tai18E2 chromosome 3L, Prin_Dyak_Tai18E2_2.1, whole genome shotgun sequence carries:
- the LOC6533424 gene encoding ubiquitin carboxyl-terminal hydrolase 5, giving the protein MEELRKHLSKVNVPCASGAGSPPIYKDECVYSYDNPETPTGLYVCLHSFLGFGEAYVREYADKTGNRVFLHIQRVKTPKEGADTEAECDPESEAGPERKITRLAIGVEGGYNESDMAKKYEIKDTYSIVVAPQLDKKLPYPDPELPMRVTQAVEAILAADSAIAKLEKATLMGTWDGEVRQASKYAENLQQLDNGKKIPPSGWQCEKCDLTNNLWLNLTDGSIMCGRKFFDGSGGNDHAVEHYRVTGFPLAVKLGTITADGKSDVFSYPEDDMVLDPHLERHLSHFGINMAAMKKSEKSMVELELDINQRIGEWSALTESESELQPLAGPGYTGMRNLGNSCYINSVMQVLFVIPDFQQRFVGTGAERYFSEFPSDPANDFNIQMAKLGTGLQSGKYSSIAENTLDTDHSTGISPAMFKNIVGKNHPDFSTKQQQDANDFYLHLLTLLDRNSRNQTNPADALKFLLEDRVECLASRKVKYKTREEYSFRLPVPLDKATNLDEVREFQEREKAARETGQRLLDRDIVRHKVPLQACLERFFGPELIEQFYSTAIDGKTNARKITRLATMPDCLMIHVGKFTLGDDWVPKKLDVSVDMPDELDLSNWRSTGGLQPGEEALPEPAAEEVKFTFDEAVMSELLTMGFPPEACKRACFHTKNSGLEAASNWLMEHIADEDISEPFVVPNNSIGDSAANQFVANPESLAMLMSMGFDERQAVAALKATDGNVERATDWIFSHADSIGVEEVAPASNSSAAAASSAPNKTDYRDGGGKYRLVAFISHMGTSAQVGHYVCHIRKKGEWVIFNDSKVAKSQNPPKDLGYLYLYMREQ